Proteins encoded within one genomic window of Streptomyces profundus:
- a CDS encoding MSCRAMM family adhesin SdrC produces MLTTFLLVGLVLTGGSAAPTAHASNDGAAASSSGRWLADQLDDDGTLRNPLGGTLPDYGLMIDTLFALHASGDGALADPIVDHLDDQRHASDYFTWDGLVPGQGYDAIIVGGAAAKVLVAAEVADRDPRDFGGYDMVAETRDAIMRSGPDKGRISDYSKNPDFAGFVSNNANMFGQSLAVIGLAGVGENDQLAIDRLLSQQCSEGYFRVFFGYIPTDETGDHVNERGQKLSTCDEGREFGQSAPDGDTTGLALSAMLAARAAGAAGLDEPIGRTVEWLRTNQADNGGWGGGVSTEAPNTNSTGLIVQALADAGGAGGSVTRGRDYLRAAQVNADSDADNALADQIGAIAYTPEDYQAARTGGMVGTDTWIRATAQASLGLAGTGFHELTRGLTPPPNPGPGDGEDPPPSPPPSGETPRDPADDPGDSRGGDGTSDGGERGAGRTDEPGGWPDGDRPPPPPPGTDGGEVVVPEENAAEPGSDTPAGRLGAYLAGQLSNGDHVEIVQDGETYVDYDATADLVLALRTLDEQPEAVARATEFLLTPEAIAAYAHGAPYEESDAAYAEPLAKLRLIAGFLNRSANGDAEDASGGGSSDDASGGDGPASDNGDAEGSGTAGNGDADGGSNGEAGDNGDPEGSGSADGDTADTSGPAGNGGGSDGATGHAEGSGSAGNAADTASRGDGPASAHGDAEGSGTAGNGDTDGGSNAASGHTNGSSTGSNGEAGDSGDPEGSGSADGDTADTSGPAGGDSDSDGATGDAEGSGSAGNVADAGSGGGAPSAQDTAQDTAQELSDQLAALRTEDGRFVDVGTYADPSDGTRRHAWATLATTADGGSANAAPLAVLVEAQRGDGTFPETLTADADADEGEGEGEGDPFATALAVEALAGHAPDGGGEVTPERGEALAAAVAALNAAPGADGLVVGDDGEADIVLSAALAGARQAAGIDVSDTARSLGGLLGEDGGIAPEPGAESELPTSIAVAPGVAGASWTSAPDSPVTTGGSAAVDAADRSGDGRPGAGAADDGLSAWTISGLVAGGFAVAVALLFAVRHLINRIKTRKAVAA; encoded by the coding sequence TTGCTGACCACCTTCCTGCTGGTCGGGCTGGTCCTCACCGGCGGATCCGCCGCCCCTACCGCCCACGCGTCGAACGACGGGGCAGCGGCGAGCAGCAGCGGCCGATGGCTGGCCGACCAACTCGACGACGACGGCACCCTCCGCAACCCGCTGGGCGGCACGCTGCCCGACTACGGGCTGATGATCGACACCCTGTTCGCGCTGCACGCCTCGGGGGACGGCGCGTTGGCCGACCCGATCGTCGACCATCTGGACGACCAGCGGCACGCCAGCGACTACTTCACCTGGGACGGCCTGGTGCCCGGCCAGGGCTACGACGCCATCATCGTCGGCGGCGCCGCGGCCAAGGTCCTGGTGGCGGCCGAGGTCGCCGACCGCGACCCGCGCGACTTCGGCGGCTACGACATGGTCGCCGAGACCCGCGACGCGATCATGCGCTCGGGCCCGGACAAGGGCCGGATCAGCGACTACTCCAAGAACCCGGACTTCGCCGGCTTCGTCAGCAACAACGCCAACATGTTCGGCCAGTCGCTGGCCGTCATCGGCCTCGCCGGCGTCGGCGAGAACGACCAGCTGGCCATCGACCGGCTGCTCAGCCAGCAGTGCTCCGAGGGCTACTTCCGCGTCTTCTTCGGCTACATCCCCACCGACGAGACCGGCGACCACGTCAACGAACGCGGGCAGAAGCTCTCCACCTGCGACGAGGGCAGGGAGTTCGGCCAGTCCGCGCCGGACGGCGACACGACGGGCCTCGCCCTCTCCGCGATGCTGGCCGCCCGCGCCGCCGGCGCCGCCGGGCTCGACGAGCCCATCGGCCGCACCGTGGAGTGGCTGCGCACCAACCAGGCGGACAACGGCGGTTGGGGTGGCGGCGTCAGCACCGAGGCGCCCAACACCAACAGCACGGGCCTCATCGTCCAGGCACTCGCCGACGCCGGCGGCGCCGGCGGATCGGTGACCCGAGGACGGGACTACCTGCGCGCGGCACAGGTCAACGCCGACTCCGACGCGGACAACGCGCTCGCCGACCAGATCGGCGCCATCGCCTACACCCCCGAGGACTACCAGGCGGCCCGCACCGGCGGCATGGTCGGCACCGACACCTGGATCCGGGCCACCGCGCAGGCGTCCCTCGGCCTCGCCGGGACCGGCTTCCACGAGCTGACCCGGGGCCTGACCCCACCCCCGAACCCCGGCCCAGGCGACGGCGAGGACCCGCCGCCGTCACCCCCGCCGTCCGGCGAGACCCCGCGCGACCCCGCCGACGACCCCGGCGACTCCCGTGGCGGCGACGGCACTTCGGACGGCGGCGAACGCGGCGCCGGCCGCACGGACGAGCCTGGCGGCTGGCCGGACGGCGACCGTCCCCCTCCCCCGCCCCCCGGTACGGACGGCGGCGAGGTCGTGGTCCCCGAGGAGAACGCGGCCGAACCAGGCTCCGACACCCCGGCCGGCCGCCTCGGCGCCTACCTGGCGGGGCAGCTGTCCAACGGCGACCACGTCGAGATCGTCCAGGACGGCGAGACCTACGTCGACTACGACGCCACCGCTGACCTGGTGCTGGCGCTGCGCACCCTCGACGAACAGCCCGAAGCGGTCGCCCGCGCCACGGAGTTCCTGCTGACCCCGGAGGCGATCGCGGCCTACGCCCACGGCGCCCCCTACGAGGAGTCCGACGCCGCCTACGCCGAACCCCTCGCCAAACTCCGCCTCATCGCCGGCTTCCTGAACCGAAGCGCCAACGGCGACGCCGAGGACGCCTCCGGCGGTGGTAGCAGCGACGACGCCTCCGGCGGCGACGGCCCGGCCAGCGACAACGGCGACGCCGAGGGATCCGGCACCGCTGGGAACGGCGATGCCGACGGCGGCAGCAACGGCGAAGCCGGCGACAACGGCGACCCGGAGGGCTCGGGCTCCGCCGACGGCGACACAGCCGACACGTCCGGCCCCGCCGGCAACGGCGGCGGCAGCGACGGGGCGACCGGTCACGCCGAAGGCTCCGGCTCCGCCGGGAACGCGGCGGATACCGCCTCCCGCGGCGACGGCCCGGCCAGCGCCCACGGTGACGCCGAGGGATCCGGCACCGCCGGGAACGGCGATACCGACGGCGGCAGCAACGCTGCGAGCGGTCACACCAACGGGTCCAGCACTGGCAGCAACGGCGAAGCCGGCGACAGCGGCGACCCGGAGGGCTCCGGCTCCGCCGATGGCGACACAGCCGACACGTCCGGCCCCGCCGGCGGCGACAGCGACAGCGACGGGGCGACCGGTGACGCCGAGGGGTCCGGCTCCGCCGGGAACGTGGCGGACGCCGGCAGTGGCGGCGGAGCGCCGTCCGCGCAGGACACCGCGCAGGACACCGCGCAGGAACTCAGCGACCAGTTGGCCGCGTTGCGGACGGAGGACGGGCGGTTCGTCGACGTCGGAACCTATGCCGACCCCTCCGACGGGACCCGCCGGCACGCCTGGGCCACGCTCGCGACCACCGCCGACGGCGGCTCCGCGAACGCGGCGCCGCTCGCCGTGCTGGTCGAGGCGCAGCGCGGCGACGGGACCTTCCCCGAAACCCTGACCGCCGACGCCGACGCCGACGAAGGCGAAGGCGAGGGCGAGGGCGACCCGTTCGCCACCGCCCTGGCGGTCGAGGCCCTGGCCGGCCACGCGCCGGACGGCGGGGGCGAGGTCACGCCCGAGCGCGGCGAGGCCCTCGCCGCGGCCGTCGCGGCGTTGAACGCCGCGCCCGGCGCCGACGGCCTGGTCGTGGGCGACGACGGCGAGGCCGACATCGTGCTGAGCGCCGCCCTCGCCGGCGCTCGGCAGGCGGCCGGGATCGATGTCTCGGACACCGCGCGCTCGTTGGGCGGCCTGCTCGGCGAGGACGGCGGCATCGCGCCGGAGCCCGGCGCGGAGAGCGAGCTGCCGACCAGCATCGCCGTGGCCCCTGGCGTGGCCGGCGCCTCCTGGACCAGCGCCCCCGACTCCCCCGTGACAACGGGCGGTTCCGCCGCCGTGGACGCGGCCGACCGGTCGGGCGACGGCCGGCCCGGCGCGGGGGCGGCCGACGACGGCCTGTCGGCCTGGACGATCTCCGGTCTTGTGGCCGGCGGGTTCGCCGTCGCCGTGGCGCTGCTCTTCGCGGTGCGTCATCTCATCAACCGGATCAAGACACGCAAGGCGGTGGCAGCGTGA
- a CDS encoding helix-turn-helix transcriptional regulator, with translation MSDGTASEYRDLIERQGQSRVLSDALTACRTRRSGGLVLVEGGFGTGKSTLLRRVRSQAQYQGFTVLRARGNVEESAFSYGVARQLVEPLLDQAVSRDDDTALSGAMTAAVHLLGWEKYGRGTEEETLLPLGLRGLLAELARRRPLLLLVDDLHWADAASLRLIRALATDPGTRSVLCCATAARPGRADLTQLTVAFEQASRLSRLSLPALSEEGVGKFLDGVVGPVDAETAHACFEATGGNPFLLHELVEELRGAGHVEAFSAPGRIARTGTGNVARSTLTWIEHAAPGQARNASAVARALAVLRTASDTAQLAAVADLGPAETADAVRALRALGVLAPGTPLRFVSPMVRNALYQQLPQALRYRLHYAAAEALEAAEAEPRQVAEHLRYGPPRQSGRSAILLVAAGGAALGEGDYASAMEFYRAALREPVPERALPTLLAGLGEAELRSGDTAGLDRLRRAAELTREPDRRAAIALRLSSALSVAVRYGEALDVLRAAHEVIGGGHGELTRRVAEEQARITELLPAMRALVTPTAPRGQDQSADSQGERVQRAYEALIVGRSADQVTRLCQEVLTDRVTVHAGDGGARAPWLIAFCLVHCCRYAEARTVLDGAIQQVEALGDHRALSDLRALRAYANAKGGTLAEAEGDARAALRGSAAGQPLGLGRPYAVLALVSVSLERHQIALAERALDRYGAVPEPPYQAAFIPLLTARARVRLVGGDVAVGVDDLLRAIRLLDEWGATSPSFSPAPQAVHGLLQLGRPDEARRLATGYLAEARAFGAPELTATALCAHARTVAGTRSIDSLEEAVALLDDAATPKVRCSVLLRLGTALRESGLTTSARQRLRTADDIAEAAGLTALGRSARQELAAMGVRIGASPRTNASGLTPRERRVAELATEGKRNQEIANILFVTVKTVEWHLSQAYRKLGITSRADLPKLTSTAEGVKRVQAGVSPGGGPGGREGRAGRDSRLPAHLGEPAERTRRGPRTRTVFLTRR, from the coding sequence ATGTCTGACGGTACCGCTTCCGAGTATCGCGACCTCATCGAACGTCAGGGGCAGTCCCGCGTCCTTTCCGACGCGTTGACCGCCTGCCGCACGCGGCGATCCGGGGGACTCGTCCTCGTCGAGGGCGGGTTCGGCACCGGCAAGTCCACGCTGTTGCGACGCGTGCGTTCGCAGGCCCAGTATCAGGGCTTCACCGTGCTGCGGGCCCGTGGCAACGTCGAGGAGAGCGCCTTCTCCTACGGGGTGGCGCGGCAACTCGTGGAACCCCTGCTGGACCAGGCCGTCTCCCGGGACGACGACACCGCGTTGTCAGGAGCCATGACCGCCGCGGTCCACCTCCTCGGCTGGGAGAAGTACGGCCGGGGAACGGAGGAGGAGACCCTCCTCCCCCTCGGGCTCCGCGGCCTGCTGGCCGAACTCGCCAGGCGCCGCCCGCTTCTGCTGCTGGTCGACGACCTGCACTGGGCCGACGCCGCCTCGTTGCGCCTGATCCGCGCCCTGGCCACGGACCCGGGGACCCGCTCGGTCCTGTGCTGCGCCACGGCCGCACGGCCCGGCAGGGCCGACCTCACCCAGCTCACCGTGGCCTTCGAACAGGCGTCGCGGCTGAGCCGGTTGAGCCTGCCCGCCCTCAGCGAGGAGGGCGTCGGCAAGTTCCTCGACGGCGTCGTGGGGCCGGTCGACGCCGAAACCGCCCACGCCTGCTTCGAGGCCACCGGCGGCAACCCGTTCCTCCTCCACGAGCTCGTCGAGGAACTGCGCGGAGCCGGCCATGTCGAGGCGTTCTCGGCGCCGGGCCGCATCGCCCGCACGGGCACCGGCAACGTGGCGCGCTCCACCCTCACCTGGATCGAGCACGCCGCGCCGGGCCAGGCCAGGAACGCCAGCGCCGTGGCCCGCGCCCTCGCCGTCCTCCGGACGGCGAGCGACACCGCGCAACTGGCCGCCGTCGCCGACCTCGGCCCCGCCGAGACCGCCGACGCCGTCCGCGCCCTGCGGGCCCTCGGCGTGCTGGCGCCCGGCACACCCCTGCGGTTCGTCTCCCCGATGGTCCGCAACGCGCTCTACCAACAGCTGCCACAGGCGCTCCGCTACCGTCTCCACTACGCGGCGGCGGAGGCCCTGGAGGCCGCCGAGGCGGAGCCCAGGCAGGTCGCTGAGCACCTCAGATACGGGCCGCCGAGGCAGAGCGGCCGGTCGGCCATCCTGCTGGTCGCCGCCGGTGGCGCGGCGCTCGGCGAGGGCGACTACGCCTCGGCCATGGAGTTCTACCGCGCCGCCCTGCGCGAGCCGGTGCCCGAACGGGCGCTGCCCACGCTGCTGGCCGGGCTCGGCGAGGCCGAGCTGCGCAGCGGCGACACCGCCGGACTCGACCGGCTCAGGCGCGCGGCGGAGCTCACCAGGGAGCCGGACCGCAGGGCCGCGATCGCCCTCCGGCTCAGCAGCGCGCTGAGCGTCGCCGTCCGCTACGGGGAGGCGCTCGACGTGCTGCGCGCGGCCCACGAGGTCATCGGCGGCGGGCACGGCGAGCTCACCCGCCGGGTCGCCGAGGAACAGGCCAGGATCACGGAGCTGCTGCCAGCGATGCGCGCGCTCGTGACCCCCACCGCCCCGCGGGGGCAGGACCAGAGCGCCGACTCCCAGGGCGAGCGCGTCCAACGGGCCTACGAGGCGCTGATCGTCGGCCGGAGCGCCGACCAGGTCACCCGGCTCTGCCAGGAGGTGCTCACCGACCGCGTGACGGTGCACGCCGGTGACGGGGGCGCCCGCGCCCCCTGGCTCATCGCCTTCTGCCTGGTGCACTGCTGCCGCTACGCCGAGGCCAGAACGGTGCTCGACGGCGCCATCCAGCAGGTCGAGGCGCTCGGCGACCACCGCGCGCTCAGCGACCTGCGGGCCCTGCGCGCCTACGCCAACGCCAAGGGCGGCACCCTCGCCGAGGCGGAGGGCGACGCCCGCGCCGCGCTGCGCGGGAGCGCCGCCGGCCAGCCCCTCGGCCTGGGGCGGCCCTACGCCGTCCTGGCGCTGGTCTCGGTAAGTCTCGAACGCCATCAGATCGCGCTCGCCGAGCGCGCCCTCGATCGCTATGGCGCCGTCCCTGAACCCCCCTACCAGGCCGCGTTCATCCCGCTGTTGACGGCCAGGGCGCGGGTGCGGCTGGTCGGGGGCGATGTCGCCGTCGGCGTCGACGACCTGCTGAGGGCCATCCGGCTGCTCGACGAGTGGGGCGCCACCAGCCCGTCCTTCAGCCCGGCCCCGCAGGCGGTGCACGGGCTCCTCCAACTCGGCAGGCCGGACGAGGCGCGCCGCCTGGCGACCGGGTACCTCGCCGAGGCCCGTGCCTTCGGCGCCCCCGAGCTCACCGCGACGGCCCTGTGCGCCCACGCCCGCACCGTCGCGGGAACCCGTTCCATCGACTCGCTTGAGGAGGCCGTGGCGCTCCTCGACGACGCGGCCACCCCCAAGGTGCGCTGCTCGGTCCTGCTGCGACTCGGCACGGCGCTCAGGGAGTCGGGGCTGACCACCAGCGCCCGCCAACGCCTGCGCACCGCCGACGACATAGCCGAGGCCGCCGGGCTCACCGCGCTGGGGCGGAGCGCCCGTCAGGAGCTGGCCGCCATGGGCGTCCGCATCGGGGCCTCGCCCCGGACCAACGCCTCCGGGCTGACCCCCAGGGAGCGGCGCGTCGCCGAACTCGCCACCGAGGGCAAGCGGAACCAGGAGATCGCCAACATCCTCTTCGTCACCGTCAAGACCGTCGAATGGCACCTCAGCCAGGCGTACCGGAAGCTCGGCATCACCTCGCGGGCCGACCTGCCCAAGCTCACGTCGACGGCCGAGGGGGTCAAACGAGTCCAGGCTGGGGTGAGTCCCGGGGGTGGTCCCGGAGGCCGTGAGGGCCGGGCCGGCAGAGACTCAAGGCTTCCCGCACATCTGGGTGAGCCAGCCGAGAGGACTCGTCGCGGCCCCAGGACCCGGACGGTCTTCCTGACCAGGCGCTGA
- a CDS encoding DUF5988 family protein yields MSLPHPNVFLRGGPLDAAAPQRLLHVPDTRRTLKIPVGHAYEHFQPTSETVEREGNSLQVFEWSRRTYVAE; encoded by the coding sequence GTGAGCCTTCCCCATCCCAACGTGTTCCTGCGCGGGGGGCCCCTCGACGCCGCGGCGCCCCAGCGTCTCCTGCACGTTCCCGACACCCGACGGACCCTCAAGATCCCGGTCGGCCACGCCTACGAGCACTTCCAGCCCACCTCGGAGACCGTCGAACGTGAGGGCAACAGCCTCCAGGTGTTCGAGTGGAGCCGGCGGACCTACGTCGCGGAGTGA